The following are encoded together in the Xanthobacter autotrophicus Py2 genome:
- a CDS encoding conserved protein CoxF (KEGG: bbt:BBta_0831 conserved protein CoxF): MSKDKKTPRPSQEEGVVLTPEQLRRRRARNIAIASLLGFLAVLFYVVTIVKLGPNVLNRPL, encoded by the coding sequence ATGAGCAAGGACAAGAAGACGCCGCGTCCCTCGCAAGAGGAGGGCGTGGTGCTGACGCCGGAACAGCTCAGGCGGCGGCGAGCGCGCAACATCGCCATCGCCTCATTGCTGGGGTTTCTGGCGGTACTGTTTTACGTCGTGACCATCGTGAAGCTGGGACCCAATGTGCTGAACCGGCCGCTTTGA
- a CDS encoding cytochrome c oxidase assembly protein CtaG/Cox11 (PFAM: cytochrome c oxidase assembly protein CtaG/Cox11~KEGG: bov:BOV_0477 cytochrome c oxidase assembly protein CtaG) has protein sequence MDAGKAERRAGNGRRTDGRRHLVVAAACAAFIAAMVGVTYASVPLYAMFCALTGFGGATRVGAAPTSAPIEREITIRFDANVAPGLPWAFAPVERDVTVKVGATSLAHYTAANRSSMETHANATYNVSPPQAGAYFVKLQCFCFDEQTLAPNEKLEMPVVFYVDPAIAQDPDLKTLTDITLSYTFFPAKTPDKAAARASGTGG, from the coding sequence ATGGACGCGGGCAAGGCTGAACGCAGGGCGGGCAATGGACGCCGCACCGACGGTCGCCGCCATCTGGTGGTGGCTGCGGCCTGCGCCGCCTTCATCGCCGCCATGGTGGGCGTCACCTATGCGTCGGTGCCGCTCTACGCCATGTTCTGCGCGCTCACGGGCTTCGGCGGCGCCACGCGGGTGGGCGCCGCGCCGACATCGGCGCCCATCGAGCGCGAGATCACCATTCGCTTCGACGCCAATGTGGCGCCCGGCCTGCCCTGGGCCTTCGCCCCGGTGGAGCGCGACGTGACGGTGAAGGTGGGGGCAACCAGCCTTGCCCACTACACGGCGGCGAACCGCTCCTCCATGGAGACCCACGCCAACGCGACCTACAACGTCTCCCCGCCCCAGGCGGGGGCCTATTTCGTGAAGCTGCAGTGCTTCTGCTTCGACGAGCAGACGCTGGCGCCGAACGAGAAGCTTGAAATGCCGGTAGTCTTCTACGTGGATCCCGCCATTGCGCAGGATCCGGACCTGAAGACGCTGACCGATATCACGCTGTCCTACACCTTCTTTCCCGCCAAGACGC